In Zingiber officinale cultivar Zhangliang chromosome 6A, Zo_v1.1, whole genome shotgun sequence, a single genomic region encodes these proteins:
- the LOC121993783 gene encoding uncharacterized protein LOC121993783 yields MPRRQFLPPIASKSDREDEKDLNFAFESTSLVPFLGGRGSLSHLPKDATMGLVLSAVAGRGWTMGSEMEGPPIPADADSTDQTVLTFPWSLYTKSPRRRMRVSFTCNVCGQ; encoded by the exons ATGCCTCGGCGCCAATTTCTTCCACCGATCGCCTCCAAGAGCG ATCGGGAAGATGAAAAGGATCTTAATTTTGCGTTTGAGAGCACCAGCCTTGTGCCTTTCCTCGGTGGTCGCGGTTCCCTTTCCCACCTTCCCAAG GATGCGACGATGGGGTTGGTTTTGAGTGCTGTAGCTGGAAGAGGGTGGACGATGGGATCTGAAATGGAAGGCCCTCCCATCCCAGCTGACGCTGATTCAACTGATCAGACTGTTCTTACCTTCCCATGGTCCTTATACACCAAATCTCCCCGACGTCGGATGCGCGTCTCCTTCACTTGCAACGTCTGTGGCCAGTGA